Genomic window (Ictalurus punctatus breed USDA103 chromosome 16, Coco_2.0, whole genome shotgun sequence):
gtgaggtgaggagaggtgaggtgaggtgaggtgaggtgaggagaggtgaggtgaggtgaggagagTAGAGTAGAGGAGAGTAGAGTAGAGGAGAGGtgaggagaggtgaggtgaggtgaggtgaggtgaggtgaggagaggagaggagaggagaggagaggtgaggtgaggtgaggagaggtgaggtgaggtgaggagaggtgaggagaggtgaggagaggtgaggtgaggagaggtgaggtgaggtgacgtaacgtgaggtgaggtgaggagtagaaaggaaagaaaaggaaaggagtGGAGAGGagtcagaagaagaagataagGAGAAGAGATGAAAGGAGGGTAGTGAAAacaggaaaagagaaaagaaaaaaaaagtgaggagaaatgaaaaaaaatagaggagatttttttttaaaagggagAGAATAAACATCAGATGTGAGAGCAATATAAATCCTGCAATGAACAAAATCAGGAAaagaaaagtgaagaaaaacatGATCACACGGctctttttgtctgtttctctctctcgagAGTTCTCGTGTGTGTGATTTGAACAAAACGTTCGATGGAATAAtttacttattacttattacttattCCCTCTCGTACTCATCAGTCAGTGTTGAACGTCAGCTGCTGTGTTTTACACAGTGATGTGTGTTTGGATTTCCTGGTTGTAAATGGTGCAGAAAACCAACGtgacaacacaaaaaaaaggacacGAGCGCTGTTTTTGGGTCGAACTGTTCTCCACGTTTACTAAAAGAGGAAgatgaataaaatgatttttcCAACATGACCCACAGAGTCGCTTAACGTTCAGGTCATTTCGAGCCGAGAGGCAGAATAAGgaagggagaagaaaaaaagaacagtttTGGTCAAAAAATGGCCTTTCTGTAAACGTGAAGCCGAAAGGTGATGCTAGAGCTGTTACGCTCCTCCAGTCCTTATAATCGAGAGGAACCCTGAACATAAGAAGCATTTTAAAACGATATTTCTATCCGATCTAAAACGATGGAGAGCGCTGAGTAATACTGTACAATCCAGGTTGTGCTTTGAAGAATATTTCGACATTTCTACATACACATTCAATTTAAAATatcttctttctttatttttttaaacagtgagtGATGGAGCATTGAGAGGAAAGATGGAAAGCAGAAGATGAAGAAACTGAACAAGGAGGTGACTTACTGTGTAGGAAGACCAGCACATCAAGGAAGAggagaaaggtgtgtgtgtgtgtgtgtgtgtgtgtatgaggtaCGACACAGACCTTTTGAAGACTGAAATACCCAGGAAGGCAAAGTGTGCGTGTGTTGAAAGACTAAAGGAACACGCACCCCTCCCTAAAAGCAGCTCACACAGGAAGCTGAGTGCATTTGAACGTTTGTTTGGACTTCCTGTTCGCACCACACATGCACTGGTGTGTATCTGCACATCCGAAACGCGCACCAGATACACATTTGAAGCAATGAAACGCTCGTCCGAGCATAAAAATGCAAACGATCAGAAGTGTTAAAGAAGTATATTTGCTGCTCCGTATTGCACTTgatgaccttttgacctttGGGCTACTTTTGTTATGGGTTTACATGGAAATATAACAGGATTGCTGAGTATTTTTGACCCTGGTTGGTTGGTGGTTGAGACAGGAGGGGACATGCGTGTGACGCCACCTTGTGGTAATAGAAATTTGTGCACATTTATCACAAACAAGACAGCCTGATAACAATATTAGATATGTCGTGTATTGTGATACAAAGTCGTAGCTGTAACTGCAGTGTGCAGTGATccatcacatactgtacataggTGTGATGTATGTGTATCGTGTTCGGTGTCACAAGCCCAAAGTCATTAGAATCAATCATGCAAATGCTCCTTTATTGATCCAGTGTCATACAATAAGATCAACTCGGTGCTAACGATATATACAAACATCTAACAAACTGTCGTCTCTGTGAATTCAAACCATTTTCTTTATCAGGTAAAAATGAACATCAGGTCTGGAAAAGTCTGATAAATTCACAGTATGAGAATCATATGACACGTTATTGCAGTTTTCAGTGCATCATGCCATGTACTCACCGCTCCCCATTCTCAAAAAGGACAACTTTAAATAAAGTCACAAATGGCTCTCCAGTTCTgctcttgtgggcgtggcctgtgttGAAACGCATGCAGCTTAATTGCATCCACTCTACTGTTTCGTTTATACTCATTCGGATTATACTAGAGTTATGCCTTGAACCTTTTTTATTACCCTGAatgctcctgaaggaattctgatcAAGCCCAACCAATCTCGAAAGGAATTCTGACTAATCCCTCCAGCTCTTGAAGGAATTCTgcccaatcccacccactcctaaAGAAATTCTCTTCAGTCCTGACTGCTCTTGAAGGAATTCTGATCTACCCCACCCAATCTCAAAAGGAATTCTGCCCAATCCCTGGATTTGACTAATCCAATTCTGACTAATCCCTCCagctcctgaaggaattctgccCAATCCCACCCAAACTTGAAAGGAATTCTgcccaatcccacccactcctaaAGAAATTCTCTTCAGTCCTGACTGCTCTTGAAGGAATTCTGCTCAATCCTACCTGCTCctagagttattattattttgtttggaCCTGCTAgcaatattttctaataagCTTAGTCGGTTCTGTTTCTGTGACGCTGACCAGGACaaagcagttactaaggatgaatgaatgaaaacattctTGTCGCCGTAGCTGTTTTTCATTCAGGGAACTTCTCCAGCCAGAGAAACTAGAATATACTGTTTAAAGGTGTCTTCAGTGGAATCACTCAGGATTCTTCTGGAGTTTACCAGAACATTCTGGAAATATCACGTTCTGTCATTTACACCAATTAGGAATCTTAGAGCAGATGAATTTTCGACACTGGAATAATTGTTAGACCGATATATATCGTCAGACTCCTCATTGACATCTGGTTTCTCCTGCTGTGCTCGTCACTGGTTTAGATAACGTTCTCAAACAGCTGCATGGAAGCCATAATGTTCtcatcctgaaaaaaaaacaaggacagaaaaatggaaaaacgaGACAGAAACGAATATAGCGCCGAAATTCTAAAGCAAATATAATACACTATTATATAATTAGCAAATTAAGCAGACTGATGCTTTACGTTCTGACACGTCTCGATGAACTCGTCGATGGTGACGACTCCGTCTCTGTTCCTGTCCATTTTctgcaaaacatatttttaaggGTCATGAGGGTTTATTCATCTTTTACTCATCCGATACAAAACCTAACGGGACGTTACTAACTGaaatccacacaaacacacatacttTATAAAGTATACAAGTTTACTCGCTGTTACAAGTCAGCGGCAAGTATTAAAACATTTACGTATGAAACGATGCTTATTCAAGAAAGAGCCAAGTAGAACCTTAAAGATCCTGATCAAGCAATCTCTCCAGAGATGCCTTTACTGATTCGTCTTAAATCCATGTGGCTTATCAGACTCCAATTCAGATACAAGGCATATGAACTAACCAGGTGTAAACTGTGTCAAGGATTGCatgaaaataatatttgaaaGCATCTGACACTTCAGCCCATGAGAAACTTTTTTTCATCAGGTCTCATTTGCAAAAGGAAGATCAaggtaaaatgaataaattaaggTAGGCCAGATATAGTTTGAGTAGCAACAGGCCACTGTATAGTATATAACATCAGTGTTGCAGCATGTAACGCTCAACATGGCGGCCGTATTACATAAACCCTGTCCCTCAGTAAAACGAACCAATCAACTTCTCGGTGAAGCTATTTGCAACAGAAAACATCCTGGCCCTTCAGATTCCCGGGCAGATATAGGCCACTTTGCTCCATTTGCTCTCCTACATTCAAGTAGATAGGAGTCTTGTCTTATAACTGCACAGGAGCATTGCCAAGATGGCCGCTGAGTGTACAGACTTTTCTAGAAGTACTTAATCACCTAACTTCTCTAGGACTTCACTAATATTTccagaatattttatttatctattacgTTTTCATTTTTTCCATGACTGGaaaagttgaatgaatgaatgaatgggtaaCACTACATGAATAATcctgcactaatacctgaattaatactcacttaaatatgaactaattatgagttaaggcatgtactaatcacgaactaatgaagagctaaccatAACTAAATCATACATAATTCATAGTACATGTTATAACATGTTTggtagttaatgtattaattcagtggttttcaaagtgggggctgtagcccccttgggggccgccagggggcgcccagggGAGGTGGGGATggctcaacaatttggtgtgaaaaataaataaaaactgaaaaatgattttctctttctcactctcagacaaccacacacacacacacacacacacacacacacacacacacacacacacacaatcaattcctaatgtaatgtaatgtaaaaatgtaagatataattattaattaaaaaaaagggggggatatattcagaagtctgtatttttaatgtgttttaaagacatcttgcaaaaggggggcctcggtcaaatgttaatgccatttggggggccttgccctggaaaagtttgggaaaccctgtattaattaacacgtaGGGGGAAATTATATCAATCATGCTCTATCATGTAATCATGAAATGTTTcaatttgtttatataatttgccatatgcAGCTGCGTACGCTAACATCATTGGGCGGTgctggattattttcataattaacATTGATCTTCCTTATCGAACGCAGAAAGACGCACTACGTGTTAATTAAAACgtaaactaacaaacatgtactaacatgtacttaaggtggtcgttattccCGCATTAGAGGTTAGCTCTAAGGTAAGTTCGTGATTAGTACATTCCtaaactcatcattagttcacaTTTAAGtgagtattaattcaggtattagtgcaggATTATTCATGtcctgttattgtaaagtgtcaccaatgtatgaatgtatgaagGCAGTTACCTGGAAAAATTTCTCCACATGTTTAAATGGTGCATCTGCCATCACACTGGGATATGTGTATCGGCCCATCATGTCGTAGATGGATTTTATGATGGCCAACATTTCCTGAGGGTCAAAAAATAAGGCTaatgtgtaaatgtaatttttctgttcattcagcTGTTATTGTAGGAAGCTCTGATGGTCCTGCACCTGTTTGGTGACGTATCCATCTTTATTAATGTCGTACAAGTTAAACGCCCAGTGAAGCTTCTCTGTTACTGAACCTCGCAGCAATACGGACAGTCCAATCACAAAGTCCTGTcaacacacgcgtgcacacacacacacaaacacacacagaattctATAAGACATGCATTCACCATCTAAAAATATGCATACAAACTAAACAAGGAGATATAGAGAGAATGAGCggatgtgagaaagagagagaacagatgtatacagaaaatgaacacaaaagTAAGAGACCAACACATAGGGAGACAGACTGAATGTGTTTCCTACCTCAAACTGTATAGAACCATTTCGGTCCATATCAAAGGCGTTGAAGAGAAAATGTGCATATGTGGtcgcatctaaaaaaaaaaaaaaaaaaaatcattcaattaaaaaaaaaaagaaaaaaaagtagtttgAGAAAAGCATTCCGTTTCAATCTTTAGgcatttattatcatttatattataCTTTTGCTTGCACAATGTGTAAGTAACACCACTACAGCATCATATTTTCATAATGACAACATTTAGCATAATTCGAACTATTATATCCTGGTTATTAACAACTATATGCAGCCAATTTATGaacatcccatccatccatccatcttctataccgctttatccttttcagggtcacggggaacctggagcctatcccagggagcatcgggcacaaggcggggtacaacctggacagggtgccaatccatcgcagggcacactcacatacacattcacacacacccattcatacactacggacactttagacacgccaatcagcctaccatgcatgtctttggactgggggaggaaaccggagtacccggagcaaacccccgcagcacggggagaacatgcaaacatgcaaGCCACCGCCAATTTATGAACAAATTAGATTTATTGCACTATTTGCTTAAAGATTTCACATTTGTATTCCTTCACATGGAtaattatgaataaaacactcccTAGTCACAATAATCTTTTACATGCTAAATATAAACAGTCaggtgtacagtactgtgcaaaagtcttaggcacgcgtgaagaaatgctgtagagccattcaaaaattatgaaattaaatgtttcgccatttaaaaaaacactataaagagcaataaacagtaataaattaaacaaagtcgatatttggtgtgacaaccctttgctttaaaaataactaaagtagtctcaggtagaattagtgcagttttataaggaaatgagatgtaagttttattgagcatctacAGAACCAGCCACcattcttctggagactttgactgtcgcacttgcttcttatttttgcagcgaaacccagcagccttcattgtgtttttgccTGAAAAGTGtctatgctgctttctttactgacatacaaacatttttcggtaatattttaattttgtgctggaaaactaatgtttggaaatctaatatgtttttgtactgactcaataatgtagaagtcgtgaaataaaaaatctataacaaagtttgcgataaaaaaaataaacaaaagtaattgaatTAAAGTAATTGCCTTTACAAATGGTACGGCTTATATCCTTTAAACCGTGTACTGTCCCGTATGCTAGCTTACTAGCATACTACCTAGGTGTTTTAATAACgaataaaatgcaataaaaataatcatattGCACTAAAAGCAGTTAAGTTTCCCCCCTTTTCTTAACTCAGTCATTCTGAACAGTAATTTTGGCTTGTTAACTTGTTACATAACGAAGCAGCTAGCTAATCTGCTAGCTAGTTAGTACTAGCATGCTAATTACCTAGCTTGTTCACGAGCCTTCGGTGTAATGTTACATCAGATGTCATCTATAGATAGGTCCTTAAAACCCAAAGAGTTTTGATAGTAAAAATTCTTCGATGTTGAtatatgaagtgttttattggCCCTGTTTATCGTTATAAACAGCTTCATCTGCAAACGTGAATACGTTTGAAAAGTTGTGCTTTCTACAATCAGTCGATCTAACACTAATCTTGCACTCATCTACACACATTAAAAGCAGGATTTATAGCGGATCACAGCATAGAACAGCCTAGAAATACAAAAGTGGCTTACAATTATAAGCCAACAATTTtaacttcttttcttttttacaaaattttttaaaatatctgcCAAGGAATCTGATGATCTTGAAAATCTTGATGGAACTTTTATAAATGTTCCTACAGCATACAAATGTTTCTGCCGCAAGACTTCATTTGAGGGGATATTAATAGTCAGTTCCATTATAGTGTGAGCAATGTTAAAGCCTCACCTTTTTAACCAGTCAGATACATTATTGAATGTTCGGATAACATTATTTTTAGCTGGGATGCTAGGCTAACACCAAACAGAACCCTTAAATACTCTatgtatacacaaacatacatgaGAAAAGAGAGTGTGGGATGCCATTAGTGTACAACCTATTACTAAGTAGGTTATAATTAATTCCCAGCATACCTCCTTGAGGGAAGAACTGGGAATAAATAACCTTAAAGGTTTCCTCATCAACTAATCCACTGGGGCACTCctaatcagagagagagagagagagagagagagagagagagagagagagcaacattaacaaccattttaaaataattatattagaCAATATTTAGGTTATTGAacctaaaataaaaagaactgGTGCTAAATTCTGGTTTTAATTcacaattcattaattaattcatgatTTCCATGGGAATTGTTTGTTTCAATTCattgtctatatatatatatatatatatatatatatatatatatatatatatatatatatatatatatatatatatatccactcTCACGTTTTTGAAGCCTCTGTAGAGCGACTGAAGCTCCTTCCTGGTGAATTTAGTTTGAGCTTGAAGTTTCTCCAGACCTTCAGGTTGGTGTCTGACCATAGAAAGCTCCAACTCAGCATCTGCACTCTCTAAAAGACAGAAGGACAAAGGAGAGAACCTGAATGAAAGGGTGATGAGGAATAGCATAacagaataaacagacagaaTTGCCTTATATACCAAAAACTCTAAAGAGGGAATTTTTGATAAGACGCAGGTATGCACTCACCATCTTttgaagagaaaaacaaaacccccaGAGTGGATGAAGAGATAAgacaaaaaggaagaaaaagaagaaaagaaacatgTTAATAAGATTATGCCGAATTATGCAAATACGAATGATATTGTAATatctagaggtcgaccgattgtgGATTTTACAGTTACCGATAACTAAGTAGGGGGGTACCTGCCGATACCCGATTAATCAACCGttagtttttaaaactgatactgaatgaaaacataacactcaaagtaaataactgcaaaaaataaacagtactgactgtactctttaaaatgaaataaattatatcaatattaatatatattaactattaataaacattcaagtaaataaaagatatacatccaaactgaaccagaaaataacactccaaataacaaataaaaacatagacatccaaaatgaatttaaaaaaccaCTTATAACAATAACACACATCAGTGAAGATTTTTGCCGCATAACCGTTACGAGATATTGGTGCAGATTAATCGGCAAAATCCATCAATTGGTCGACCTCAAGTAATATCCTGTATATTCTCCTTCTCtttaaattgcatttaaagatttcaaAAATCCGACTGTGGTGCAGAAGCGTCATGGATATTTTGACATCTGGTGTCCGATTACAAACAGGTGGCTTTCCAACAACTTAATCAAAGCTTGccattcactgtgtgaggaaatcccACTTAGATATCTTTAGGTACACTGTCTGTTTTTTCCACTATGTTTCCTAAAATGGCCCCTGATTCAATGTGATCTTTGCAGAAAGCCTAGGCAagattaaatatttcattaagaCATTTCCACAAAATTGAgttgaaatatatttatcatATCATAAAGTTAAGGTGCCAAAGTATGTATCCGCAGCAAAACTTAATTTTGCCAaaactgtttttatgtattataGGGGGTTTATAGTAAAAGAGAAGCCAGTAGAGAGCTTACCCTCCATAGAGAGCGGGTCCCAAAAACTAAACTGCTTTAAAACCATGAAAAAGAGAAGCACCACCACGGCTACGGCAAAAAGTTCCATACCCATTGTGATATCTTGAGTATGTATGCTGCTACTAATGATGAATTATCAGCTCCCAAAAGACCAAACAGAAGGAAACCCAAACTGGATTTCAGAACAGTGTCTTTCATAATACGCTAAGGCTTATCGTCATCTGGAATTTCATTGGTCCTTAGACATTTCGAAGTGAAGATTATGCAAGAAGATGTAGAAGAAATCAGCAATTGTCAAAAgtcaaaaaaatgtatacaatcAAAATGGTGTTCCAGCATCAGCTCATCACATCTCGTATTattttcagagtttcttaataaGAAGTTTTCGAGTAATAATAAGCTACAGTGGACAAATAGACGGTTCTTCCAAATCCCCAAATGGTGActaacagcaaaaaataaagagTTAACCTGCATCAAGCACATGTAGATGCACAGTGTTACAATTTTCTGTTTGCTATCAGATTAAAAAGACTGTCAGAATAAAGTCAGAATAAACAGTTGAGGCTGAGCACCAGCTTCACTTTtctattttccatttttccaaAAATGTCTCTATCACATCTTCTATTTCAATCAAAGTAAACAGTTTCCAAATGGTGAATAATTCAACAAGTAAGACTTGTGCTTCAACTCCTTACATGATGAAAGCCTtgattgtaaataaaaacataaaatagaaGAAAAGTCTCAAACTCAAGTGCGCTTCAGttgttattttgtatttaaaggATCCAATCAGTAATATAAAACCAAAGCCAAAAAACCATCTGCCTCAGTATGCAAATGGTGATGAATTCAAATAGGTGGTAAAATCCTGAGCCATAAATGAGTCGGGTTTCTGATATAAACTGACGCACTCTCAATGCAATCCTTAAAAAAGGTATCTCCAATTCCCCAATGGTGATGGAATAGTGGAATAGACTGAGGCTCGGGTCTAAAATTGCcccacaaataaaaaaaatcaatcgaGAAAATCCCGTCAGGTTCGTGCAGACAGACTGTGTCACAATGTCCTGAAGATTAAAATCCTGAGCAAAATCTCTTCAAATCCATATGCCTAAAGATGTCGTTGAAAAACCTTCAAAACTTGCATGAGAGCATCAGTGTCCATCACTGCCCTTGCAAATAACTTGTTTACTTGTAAGAGGTTTTGTCCTATGATCCAGCTTCCTCTATGCTGACACTCCCTGACCCGCAATTATGTAAAGCAATAGTAaaagctctctctttctctctctctctcctgctctatcACTCTCCATCTGTAGTTCCACACCCTCTTCTATGTTGTCTTTACGTTCCTTTTTAAAGCTTCTAGGGTATATTCTGGGGAAAACTGACATGAATATGTGAGTCCTCTGGTAAAtattactgttgttattatGTGATATTTAAAACTGCTCTTGTTGAACTGTGGTTATCAAATGGTTCTTGGTCAAGCTTGTGGGTTTTGAAATGGGTCAATTTACATGTGAAAAATCTCCTCTGTGATGatcatatttttattacactGAAGAACCACAAAGATATAGGTTCCTatgttcagggtgtcccctgtccagggtgtcccccgtccagtgccccgagttccctgggatagggccCTGtgaaggataaagtggtatggatggatggtaatCAGCTTTCAGATAAAAGTACTCACAGGTGAATGACACAGCACTAATCCTTAGCAACACTTTCCCAAAATGGATCAACAACACTTTGCCAATGTTCTTAAGTTCAAGGAATGGCCAAAAATAATATATCTACAATCTCCCACACACTCAGACTGATCAGCCAGGTTTTGCACTGCTACAGGGTTTAGATTATCATCAAGTAATTAAAGCTTATAGCCTCTAGTTTAACACTacaattgttttaaaataattcgTGCACTGAACATTTGGTTGGGTTCCAGTGCTATATTAACAAGCACTTGTGTAATTAAATGACTCCTTGAAAGACAAAAGAATCAATTGGACAGCAATACAGACTTCAGGAGCACAACTTACTCAGAAAACATTATGATTTCACACTGTTTCCATTTGAGAACAGCAAAAAtagcaaatttacatttatatttacatttatggcatttggcagacgcccttatacagagcgacttacagaagtgctttcaagtctctatcaataaatacatcccgatactggttcactaggtcacggactaagaatagcatcagtcttaaaactctgttgggagGCGATATAGTAAGAACAACACATAGACAAcgcaaatgtttttttaatgaaaagtgaTCATtaagtactttaggaagaggtaggtctttagacatTGTTTGAAGAccgccagtgactcagctgttcggacatctaggggaagattattccaccacctaggtgccagaacagagaagagtcttgatgcatgccttccttgtaccctgagagatggtggcacTAGTCTAGCGGTGCTAGAGGATCGGAGGGTGCATGGTGCAGTGCGGGGTGTGATGAgtgatttgaggtaagtgggtgctggtctgtttttggctttgtaggcaagcatcagtgtttcaaatctgatgtgggcagctacaggaagccagtggagggggCGTAGCagtggggtggtgtgggagaattTAGGAACGTTGCAAACAAGTCGAACAgatgcattctggatcagtttcaGAGGTCGAATGGCAAGAGACTGaaccagcacctgagtggcctgtgtggatagaaatggatgAATCCTTCTGAAGTTGTAAAGGAGTAATAGACATGAGcgtgtcagattagcaatgtgagtggaaaaggacagctgattgtccaTGGTTTCCCCAAAGTTGCCTGCAGTAACCGAAGGTGGGATCAGAAagttgtccagggagatcacaagatcctgacatggtgaTGAATCGCCTGGGATAAAaagcagttcagttttgctgggaTTAAATTTCAACTGATGATCTGCCATCCATGAGgagatgtctgccagacatgctgagatctgagggagggaaggagaggatgagttgagtgtcatctgcatagcagtggtatgagaaTCCATGTGAGGATGACCTCACCAAGAGATCGAGTACTGGGGGAGAACAAAAAGGACCAagtactgagccttgtgggacaccagtggaAAGTCTGCggggagcagatgtggatcccCTGCATGTCACCTGGTATGAGCGACCTTCCATGTAGGAAGCACCATGAATTCCAGAGTCTTTTGGTTGACTGTGTCAAACACTGCTGAAAGGTCGAGAAAGATGAGGACTGAAGGCAGTTTGGCTGTCTAGAAGCATGTAGCTTCTCAGTGACAGTTTCTGTGGAATGTGCCActttgaagccagactggttAGGATCTTGGAGGTTGTTCTGCGAGAGGTAAAGAGATAGTTGATTGTAGAAACTGCGTTCAAgaattttagaaagaaaagagagaagtgatACCCATCAGTAGTTGCCGATGTCAGAGGGATCCAGAGTGGGTTTCTTCAGGATGGGAATAACCCTTCCTCTCTTGAATGCAGATGGTACATGACCAGATGATATGGAGCCATTGATGATAGTCATGATGAAGGGAAGGAAGTCTTGTGAGATGGTCTGGATCATTGTGCAAGGGATTGGATCCAATAGATTGCAGGACATGATGACC
Coding sequences:
- the kcnip3b gene encoding Kv channel interacting protein 3b, calsenilin — protein: MGMELFAVAVVVLLFFMVLKQFSFWDPLSMEESADAELELSMVRHQPEGLEKLQAQTKFTRKELQSLYRGFKNECPSGLVDEETFKVIYSQFFPQGDATTYAHFLFNAFDMDRNGSIQFEDFVIGLSVLLRGSVTEKLHWAFNLYDINKDGYVTKQEMLAIIKSIYDMMGRYTYPSVMADAPFKHVEKFFQKMDRNRDGVVTIDEFIETCQNDENIMASMQLFENVI